Proteins encoded by one window of Macrobrachium rosenbergii isolate ZJJX-2024 chromosome 57, ASM4041242v1, whole genome shotgun sequence:
- the LOC136836968 gene encoding uncharacterized protein, with protein sequence MSSAAFRSWRRSMTCWIHLNKFPPQDVVLHIRLNCVPALQHALDARYSEAKWNALTPDTALDAIGNIVLRSSNQAVQWSEFFALTQGREESVSEYFSRCTQKATDCDFQCPKCRECLAEYMLLRKIMVGLSDPVLKRHVFQACDTFKSVDALQALCCTFEAARQDVESVPRGVRESAGALSDDVTGSDDVEPNVVVLCGNSSAKHCGNCGGRHSPGRASCPAKGMTCHGAKR encoded by the coding sequence ATGTCCTCAGCAGCGTTCAGGTCCTGGAGACGTTCGATGACGTGTTGGATACACCTCAACAAGTTCCCGCCGCAGGATGTTGTCCTGCACATTAGACTCAACTGTGTACCGGCGCTGCAACATGCACTAGACGCTCGGTACTCAGAGGCCAAATGGAATGCCCTTACTCCAGACACGGCTCTGGATGCCATTGGGAATATAGTGTTAAGGTCGTCGAATCAGGCAGTGCAGTGGTCTGAATTCTTTGCCCTCACACAAGGGCGCGAAGAGTCAgtgagtgaatatttctcaaggtGCACTCAAAAGGCCACCGACTGTGATTTTCAGTGTCCCAAATGCAGGGAATGCTTGGCTGAATATATGCTATTACGGAAAATAATGGTAGGACTCAGTGATCCTGTATTAAAAAGGCATGTGTTTCAGGCATGTGATACGTTTAAAAGTGTCGATGCCCTTCAGGCTTTGTGTTGTACTTTTGAAGCTGCTCGCCAAGACGTTGAAAGTGTCCCACGCGGTGTGAGGGAGTCGGCCGGTGCATTGAGTGATGACGTCACAGGCAGTGATGATGTAGAGCCAAACGTCGTGGTGTTGTGCGGTAACTCGAGTGCAAAGCATTGCGGGAACTGCGGGGGACGTCATTCGCCTGGTCGAGCATCGTGCCCAGCAAAAGGTATGACGTGCCACGGTGCCAAAAGGTAG